A genomic stretch from Pseudomonas sp. MUP55 includes:
- a CDS encoding LysR family transcriptional regulator, giving the protein MMNLMHWRLLVAVADHGSITAAAERVGMTQSAASQAMASMEATLGAQLFIREPRRTLPTALGVSVLEQARVMLGALQAIRCRVEEARPALHGNLRIACFPQVLAKFLSPRLQRFAQLYPGIEVTTLEVTDSEVNALLDADLVDLGVVLNPRAERNATPLGRDTWLAVVSARHELAQQATVTLAQLLEQPFVLATGGCTVNARSLGGDAGLVMRDVRVQVREWSSAFSLVREGVGVTLVPEMTLPVQRQGLHVLPLSVPIHREFALVYPPNRSPSAAADALLAMLTDN; this is encoded by the coding sequence ATGATGAACCTGATGCATTGGCGTTTGCTGGTGGCGGTGGCCGATCACGGCAGCATCACCGCCGCTGCCGAGCGGGTGGGCATGACCCAGTCCGCCGCCAGCCAGGCCATGGCGTCCATGGAGGCCACGCTGGGCGCGCAACTGTTCATCCGCGAGCCGCGCAGGACCTTGCCCACCGCGTTGGGCGTGAGTGTGCTCGAACAGGCCCGGGTGATGCTCGGCGCGTTGCAGGCGATACGCTGTCGCGTGGAAGAAGCCAGGCCCGCGCTGCATGGAAACTTGCGCATCGCCTGTTTCCCTCAGGTGCTGGCGAAGTTTCTGAGCCCCAGGCTGCAGCGGTTTGCCCAGCTGTATCCGGGCATTGAGGTGACCACCCTTGAAGTCACCGACAGCGAAGTGAATGCCTTGCTCGACGCCGACCTGGTCGACCTGGGCGTGGTGCTCAACCCAAGAGCCGAGCGCAACGCCACACCACTGGGACGGGACACCTGGCTGGCGGTGGTGTCGGCCCGGCATGAGCTGGCGCAGCAGGCCACGGTAACCCTTGCGCAGTTGCTGGAGCAGCCTTTCGTGCTCGCCACCGGCGGCTGCACCGTCAACGCCCGCAGCCTGGGGGGCGACGCCGGCCTGGTGATGCGCGATGTGCGCGTGCAAGTGCGTGAGTGGAGCAGCGCTTTCAGCCTGGTGCGCGAAGGCGTCGGCGTGACCCTGGTGCCGGAAATGACCCTGCCGGTCCAGCGCCAGGGCTTGCATGTGCTGCCCCTGAGTGTGCCGATCCACCGCGAGTTCGCCTTGGTCTATCCGCCAAACCGCTCACCTTCTGCGGCCGCCGATGCGTTGCTGGCAATGCTGACTGATAACTGA
- the gstA gene encoding glutathione transferase GstA — protein MKLYFSPNACSLAPHIVLRELALPFELVRVDNQAKTTADGKDFLQINPKGYVAALQLDDGQVLTEASAILQYLADLQPDAGLAPANGSWERVRLQEWLNFIATEMHGGLAVFFNPAIQGEVRAIFLTTLFKRFAVLVQTLERQDYLLGAPYSVADAYLYVVLRWAAIHAIELTQWPALAAFEQRVGERPAVIAALAAENP, from the coding sequence ATGAAACTGTATTTTTCGCCCAATGCCTGCTCGCTCGCCCCCCACATCGTCCTGCGGGAATTGGCCTTGCCCTTCGAGCTGGTGCGCGTCGACAACCAGGCCAAGACCACGGCTGACGGCAAGGACTTCCTGCAGATCAATCCCAAGGGTTATGTGGCAGCCCTGCAACTGGACGACGGCCAGGTGCTGACCGAAGCCAGCGCGATCCTGCAATACCTCGCCGACCTGCAACCCGACGCCGGTCTGGCCCCGGCCAACGGCAGCTGGGAGCGCGTGCGCTTGCAGGAATGGCTGAATTTCATCGCTACCGAGATGCATGGCGGGCTCGCCGTGTTTTTCAACCCTGCGATACAGGGAGAGGTGCGGGCGATATTCCTGACCACGTTGTTCAAACGTTTTGCCGTGCTGGTGCAGACGCTGGAGCGGCAGGATTATCTGCTGGGCGCGCCGTATTCGGTGGCGGATGCGTATCTGTACGTGGTGCTGCGCTGGGCGGCGATTCATGCGATTGAGCTGACGCAGTGGCCTGCATTGGCGGCGTTTGAGCAACGGGTGGGCGAGCGGCCTGCTGTCATTGCGGCGTTGGCAGCGGAAAACCCATGA
- a CDS encoding aliphatic sulfonate ABC transporter substrate-binding protein produces the protein MKILNHLKMIALAVLSLVAANVLAADPPTLRIGYQKSSVSMVLAREHKLFEAALPGTQVQWTEFLGGPPLIEALNAGSLDIGNIGDIPPIFAQAAGIELQYIAVEPNEGKNEAVLVPNTSTIQSVAELKGKRVALLKGSSSHNLFLKSLLRAGLQWKDVNVVYLSPSDGRAAFEQGKVDAWVIWDPYYSAAVVDGAARVLGTGEGLNPAGSFFVASSAFARQNPQAVATILQTLAKAQRLSLDQPEDSIALMAKTLGLPPAVVKRYFEHRSPEPIRPLQASDIATQQRTADLFFANALIPKKIDVQQVVFKAP, from the coding sequence ATGAAAATACTCAACCACCTGAAGATGATTGCTCTCGCTGTTCTTTCGCTGGTCGCCGCTAACGTGCTGGCCGCCGATCCTCCCACCCTGCGCATCGGCTATCAGAAAAGCTCGGTGAGCATGGTGCTCGCCCGTGAACACAAACTTTTCGAAGCGGCGCTGCCCGGTACTCAGGTGCAGTGGACCGAATTCCTCGGTGGCCCGCCGCTGATCGAGGCGTTAAACGCCGGCAGCCTGGACATCGGCAATATCGGCGACATCCCGCCGATTTTCGCCCAGGCCGCTGGTATCGAGCTGCAATACATCGCCGTCGAGCCCAATGAGGGCAAAAACGAAGCCGTCCTTGTGCCCAACACCAGCACGATCCAGAGCGTGGCTGAACTCAAGGGCAAGCGCGTGGCGCTGCTCAAGGGCTCCAGTTCCCACAACCTGTTCCTCAAGAGCCTGTTGCGTGCCGGCTTGCAGTGGAAGGACGTGAACGTGGTGTACCTGTCGCCTTCCGACGGGCGCGCCGCGTTCGAGCAGGGCAAGGTGGACGCCTGGGTGATATGGGACCCGTACTACTCGGCCGCCGTGGTAGACGGTGCCGCGCGCGTGCTGGGCACCGGCGAAGGCCTCAATCCGGCCGGCAGTTTCTTTGTGGCCAGCAGCGCGTTTGCCCGGCAAAACCCCCAGGCGGTTGCCACCATTCTGCAGACCCTCGCCAAGGCGCAGCGTCTATCCCTCGACCAGCCCGAAGACAGCATCGCGCTGATGGCCAAGACCCTGGGCCTGCCACCGGCCGTGGTCAAGCGCTACTTCGAACACCGCTCGCCCGAGCCGATCCGGCCGCTGCAGGCGAGCGACATCGCCACTCAACAACGCACCGCCGACTTGTTTTTCGCCAATGCCTTGATCCCGAAAAAGATCGATGTGCAGCAAGTTGTGTTCAAGGCGCCATAA
- a CDS encoding sigma-70 family RNA polymerase sigma factor, which translates to MSGADTFHSDYVGGLFHSHYAWLCSRLHRHLDSRSHAEDIAADAFVQLLRSPDARPIRQPRALLTTIAQRLMYQLWRRRDLERAYLDDLDHDDASCTSSPEALAQQLETLQAIDQLLDGCPAKVKATFLLSRLNGLTYPQIAAELGISRRSVSDYSAQALRRLHSPRGFT; encoded by the coding sequence ATGTCCGGCGCCGACACTTTCCACAGCGACTACGTGGGCGGATTGTTCCACAGTCACTACGCCTGGCTGTGCAGCCGTTTGCACCGCCACCTCGATTCCCGTTCACACGCCGAAGACATCGCCGCCGACGCCTTCGTCCAGCTCCTGCGTTCACCCGACGCACGGCCGATCCGCCAGCCCCGCGCCTTGCTCACCACCATCGCCCAGCGCCTGATGTACCAGCTATGGCGCCGCCGCGACCTGGAGCGCGCTTACCTGGACGACCTGGATCACGACGACGCCAGTTGCACGTCGTCCCCCGAAGCGCTGGCCCAGCAGTTGGAAACCTTGCAGGCCATCGACCAGTTGCTCGACGGCTGCCCCGCCAAGGTCAAGGCCACCTTTCTGCTCTCGCGACTCAACGGTTTGACCTACCCGCAAATAGCCGCCGAGTTGGGCATTTCCCGGCGCTCGGTCAGCGACTATTCGGCGCAGGCGCTGCGCCGCCTGCATTCACCACGAGGCTTTACATGA
- a CDS encoding phosphate/phosphite/phosphonate ABC transporter substrate-binding protein, whose amino-acid sequence MSDHYAELLMYVAPEQVRQANQQWLERIFERLGLTRRRADHLDLHSLWLAPQLLVAQTCGYPLMTQLRGQVRVIGRPRYELPHSRDGEHCSLLLTRENNPRTCLEQFYGSRAVINGHDSNSGMNLLRERVAPLQREGRFFASVGISGAHRESLRWLREGRADLGAIDSVTFDYLARFAPAEVAGLRIVSRSAPSPTLPYIGPGSLSDERLEQIREAMNLALQDLAQVGETLGLQAVLAASEDDYRVLLAYQQQAEDSGYPVLV is encoded by the coding sequence ATGAGTGATCACTACGCCGAGTTGCTGATGTATGTCGCACCGGAGCAGGTGCGCCAGGCCAACCAGCAGTGGCTGGAGCGCATCTTTGAACGATTGGGACTGACGCGTCGCCGCGCCGACCACCTGGACCTGCACAGCCTGTGGCTGGCCCCCCAACTGCTGGTCGCGCAGACCTGCGGCTACCCGTTGATGACCCAACTGCGCGGCCAGGTCCGGGTGATTGGCCGCCCGCGCTACGAACTGCCCCATAGCCGCGATGGCGAGCATTGCAGCCTGCTCCTGACCCGCGAGAACAACCCGCGCACCTGCCTGGAACAGTTCTATGGCAGCCGCGCGGTGATCAACGGTCACGATTCCAACAGCGGCATGAACCTGCTGCGCGAGCGCGTGGCGCCGTTGCAGCGCGAGGGCCGTTTCTTCGCCAGTGTCGGTATCAGCGGCGCCCACCGTGAAAGCCTGCGCTGGCTGCGCGAAGGCCGCGCCGACCTTGGCGCCATCGACAGCGTCACCTTCGATTACCTGGCCCGTTTCGCGCCCGCCGAAGTGGCCGGGCTGCGCATCGTCAGCCGCAGCGCGCCGAGCCCGACATTGCCCTATATCGGCCCGGGGAGTTTGAGCGATGAGCGCCTGGAGCAGATTCGCGAAGCGATGAACCTTGCGCTGCAGGATCTTGCGCAGGTGGGTGAAACGCTGGGCCTGCAAGCCGTGCTGGCGGCGAGTGAGGACGACTATCGCGTGTTGCTCGCCTACCAGCAGCAGGCCGAAGACAGCGGCTACCCTGTCCTTGTATAA
- a CDS encoding GNAT family N-acetyltransferase, giving the protein MHIELLAAPLWPLLNKFYRSHNSSMKALKGGQLWVARDTDIVAGLCLTPVVGGQWLTGVFVDPAYRGQGLAARLIHPAVAQVDGTVWLLCHPDLEPLYQRMGFSQDTVLPQSLSERLVRYKRNKPMIAMGLNALDEG; this is encoded by the coding sequence ATGCACATCGAACTGCTGGCAGCGCCGCTATGGCCGCTGCTGAACAAGTTTTACCGCAGCCACAACTCGTCGATGAAGGCGCTCAAGGGCGGGCAGCTGTGGGTTGCAAGGGACACGGACATCGTTGCCGGGTTGTGCCTGACACCCGTGGTCGGTGGGCAGTGGCTGACGGGTGTGTTCGTCGACCCGGCCTATCGCGGCCAGGGGCTGGCGGCGCGGTTGATCCACCCGGCCGTGGCGCAGGTGGACGGCACAGTATGGTTGCTGTGCCACCCAGACCTTGAACCGCTGTACCAGCGCATGGGTTTTTCTCAAGACACCGTGCTGCCGCAGTCGCTCAGCGAACGACTGGTGCGCTACAAGCGCAACAAACCGATGATTGCGATGGGCTTGAATGCCCTGGATGAAGGATAA
- the def gene encoding peptide deformylase, whose protein sequence is MIREILKMGDERLLRIAPPVPPEMFDSPELWQLIDDMFQTMEHVGGVGLAAPQIGVDLQLVIFGFEASERYPDAPPVPQTILINPLITPLSPVLEEGYEGCLSVPGLRGAVNRYQQIRYEGFDPKGEPIVRFADGFHARVVQHECDHLIGRLYPSRITDFSKFGFIDVMFPDMDPTADE, encoded by the coding sequence ATGATCCGTGAAATCCTGAAAATGGGCGATGAACGTCTGCTGCGCATTGCCCCGCCAGTGCCGCCGGAAATGTTCGACAGCCCCGAGCTGTGGCAACTGATCGATGACATGTTCCAGACCATGGAACACGTGGGCGGTGTCGGCCTGGCCGCGCCGCAGATCGGTGTGGATCTGCAACTGGTGATCTTTGGTTTCGAGGCCAGCGAACGCTACCCGGACGCACCACCGGTGCCGCAGACCATCCTGATCAACCCGTTGATCACGCCGCTCAGCCCGGTACTGGAAGAAGGTTATGAGGGCTGCCTGTCCGTCCCCGGCCTGCGTGGCGCCGTGAACCGTTATCAGCAGATCCGCTACGAAGGTTTCGACCCCAAGGGCGAGCCGATCGTACGTTTTGCCGACGGCTTCCATGCGCGGGTGGTGCAGCATGAATGCGATCACCTGATCGGCCGCTTGTACCCGTCGCGGATAACCGACTTCAGCAAGTTCGGGTTTATCGACGTGATGTTCCCCGATATGGACCCAACGGCTGACGAATAA
- a CDS encoding YihY/virulence factor BrkB family protein produces the protein MIFPVLDGLKLHKVLVRTVTEFVDDEMPTYASALAYQMLFSLFPFLLFLIALIGFLHLPDFFTWLRLQSELVLPPQALEQVNPVIDQLQQSKGGLLSVGIVIALWTASAGVRLMMSAMNAAYDVVEGRPIWKRFPLSIFYTIGIAGMLLAAAALMVLGPQVMEWLAGQIGMQEFVVTLWTILRWPLIVILLMFAVALMYYVMPDVEQEFRFITPGSVLAVVVWIVASLGFGYYVKTFADYNAMYGSIGAIIVLLLYFYISAAVLLLGAEMNAVIEHMSAEGKDPGEKEIGEPGHAGEKQHVSGLGRDHSKPIIEPDQ, from the coding sequence ATGATTTTTCCGGTACTCGATGGTCTCAAGCTGCACAAGGTGCTGGTGCGCACCGTCACCGAATTCGTCGATGACGAGATGCCGACCTACGCCTCCGCATTGGCCTACCAGATGCTGTTCTCGCTGTTTCCCTTCCTGCTGTTCCTGATTGCGCTGATCGGTTTCCTGCATCTGCCGGACTTCTTCACCTGGCTGCGCCTGCAGTCGGAGTTGGTGTTGCCGCCCCAGGCGCTGGAGCAGGTCAACCCGGTGATCGACCAATTGCAGCAATCCAAGGGTGGGCTGCTGTCGGTGGGTATCGTGATTGCGCTCTGGACCGCATCCGCCGGCGTGCGCCTGATGATGAGCGCGATGAACGCGGCCTATGACGTGGTGGAAGGGCGCCCGATCTGGAAGCGGTTCCCGCTGTCGATTTTCTACACCATCGGCATCGCCGGCATGCTGCTGGCCGCCGCCGCGCTGATGGTGCTCGGCCCGCAGGTGATGGAATGGCTGGCGGGGCAGATCGGCATGCAGGAGTTCGTCGTCACGCTGTGGACCATCCTGCGCTGGCCTTTGATCGTGATCCTGCTGATGTTTGCGGTGGCCCTCATGTACTACGTGATGCCCGACGTCGAGCAGGAGTTTCGCTTCATCACCCCAGGTTCGGTATTGGCGGTGGTGGTGTGGATCGTCGCTTCCCTCGGTTTTGGCTACTACGTCAAGACTTTCGCCGACTACAACGCCATGTATGGCAGTATCGGTGCGATCATCGTCCTGCTGCTGTATTTCTATATCTCCGCCGCGGTGCTGTTGCTCGGCGCGGAGATGAATGCGGTGATCGAACACATGTCCGCCGAAGGCAAGGACCCCGGTGAGAAGGAAATCGGCGAACCGGGCCATGCGGGCGAAAAACAACATGTCTCAGGCCTGGGCCGGGACCACTCCAAACCTATCATCGAGCCCGATCAATGA
- a CDS encoding CsbD family protein, giving the protein MGSTSDKAKGLANEAVGNIKQGVGKVTDNDKLRAEGVIQEKKGEAQQAVGKTKDAVKKATE; this is encoded by the coding sequence ATGGGCAGCACTTCCGATAAGGCAAAAGGCCTGGCTAACGAAGCAGTCGGTAACATCAAGCAAGGTGTGGGCAAGGTTACAGATAACGACAAACTGCGTGCCGAAGGCGTGATCCAGGAAAAGAAAGGTGAAGCACAGCAGGCAGTGGGCAAGACCAAGGACGCGGTGAAAAAAGCCACCGAGTGA
- the fadD1 gene encoding long-chain-fatty-acid--CoA ligase FadD1, with protein MNEDFWKDKYPAGIAAQINPDEYPNIQAVLKQSCQRFANKPAFSNLGKTITYGELYELSGAFAAYLQQHTDLKPGDRIAVQLPNVLQYPVAVFGAIRAGLIVVNTNPLYTAREMEHQFNDSGAKALVCLANMAHLAEKVVPKTAVKHVIVTEVADLLSPFKRLLINSVIKYVKKMVPAYHLPQAIKFNEVLAKGHGQPVSDANPASGDVAVLQYTGGTTGVAKGAMLTHRNLVANMLQCKALMGSNLNEGCEILITPLPLYHIYAFTFHCMAMMLIGNHNILISNPRDLPAMVKELSKWKFSGFVGLNTLFVALCNNEAFRKLDFSALKVTLSGGMALQLAAAERWKAVTGCGICEGYGMTETSPVATVNPIQHIQIGTIGIPVPSTVCKVIADDGTELALGETGELCVKGPQVMKGYWQRQDATDEMLDSEGWLKTGDIAIIQPDGYMRIVDRKKDMILVSGFNVYPNELEDVLAGLPGVLQCAAIGVPDEKSGEHIKLFIVVKPGATLTKEQVMEHMRANVTGYKVPKAIEFRDALPTTNVGKILRRELRDEELKKLGLKK; from the coding sequence ATGAACGAAGACTTTTGGAAGGATAAGTACCCCGCCGGGATTGCTGCACAAATCAATCCGGACGAGTATCCGAATATTCAGGCGGTACTGAAGCAGTCCTGCCAGCGCTTCGCCAACAAACCGGCTTTCAGCAACCTGGGCAAGACCATCACCTACGGTGAACTGTACGAATTGTCCGGCGCCTTCGCCGCCTACCTGCAGCAGCACACCGACCTGAAGCCTGGCGACCGAATCGCCGTGCAACTGCCCAATGTCCTGCAGTACCCTGTCGCCGTGTTCGGTGCCATCCGTGCCGGGCTGATCGTGGTCAATACCAACCCGCTGTACACCGCGCGGGAAATGGAACACCAATTCAATGACTCCGGGGCCAAGGCCCTGGTTTGCCTGGCCAACATGGCGCACCTGGCTGAAAAAGTCGTGCCCAAGACCGCCGTCAAGCACGTGATCGTGACCGAAGTGGCCGACCTGCTCTCGCCATTCAAACGCCTGTTGATCAACAGCGTGATCAAATACGTGAAGAAAATGGTCCCGGCGTATCACTTGCCGCAAGCGATCAAGTTCAACGAAGTGCTGGCCAAGGGGCACGGCCAGCCGGTCAGCGACGCCAACCCCGCCAGTGGCGATGTAGCGGTGCTGCAATACACCGGCGGCACCACCGGCGTGGCCAAGGGCGCGATGCTCACCCATCGCAACCTGGTCGCCAACATGCTGCAATGCAAGGCGCTGATGGGCTCCAACCTCAATGAAGGTTGCGAAATCCTGATCACGCCGCTGCCGCTGTATCACATCTATGCGTTTACCTTTCATTGCATGGCGATGATGCTGATCGGCAACCACAACATCCTGATCAGCAACCCGCGCGACCTGCCGGCGATGGTCAAGGAACTCTCGAAGTGGAAGTTCAGCGGCTTCGTCGGCCTCAACACCCTGTTCGTGGCGCTGTGCAACAACGAAGCGTTCCGCAAGCTCGACTTCTCCGCGCTGAAGGTCACCCTGTCAGGCGGCATGGCCCTGCAACTGGCGGCAGCCGAGCGTTGGAAGGCCGTGACCGGTTGTGGCATCTGCGAGGGTTACGGCATGACCGAAACCAGCCCGGTGGCCACGGTCAACCCGATCCAGCATATCCAGATCGGTACCATTGGCATTCCGGTGCCCTCCACCGTGTGTAAAGTGATTGCCGACGACGGCACCGAGCTGGCGCTGGGCGAAACCGGCGAGCTGTGCGTGAAGGGCCCCCAGGTCATGAAGGGCTACTGGCAGCGCCAGGACGCTACCGACGAGATGCTCGACAGCGAAGGCTGGCTGAAGACCGGTGACATCGCGATCATCCAGCCCGATGGCTACATGCGCATCGTGGATCGCAAGAAGGACATGATTCTGGTCTCCGGTTTCAACGTCTACCCCAACGAACTCGAAGACGTGCTGGCAGGCCTGCCGGGCGTGCTGCAGTGTGCGGCCATCGGCGTGCCGGATGAAAAGTCCGGTGAGCACATCAAGCTGTTCATTGTGGTCAAGCCCGGGGCCACGCTGACCAAGGAACAGGTCATGGAACACATGCGCGCCAACGTTACCGGCTACAAGGTGCCAAAGGCCATTGAGTTCCGCGATGCATTGCCGACCACCAACGTGGGCAAGATCCTGCGCCGTGAACTGCGTGACGAAGAGCTGAAGAAACTCGGCCTCAAAAAGTAA
- the fadD2 gene encoding long-chain-fatty-acid--CoA ligase FadD2, whose amino-acid sequence MQPDFWNDKRAAGVPNVIDLTSYHSVVEVFERSCKAFADRPAFSNMGVTLTYAELERQSAAFAGYLQQHTDLKPGERIAVQMPNVLHYPIAVFGALRAGLIVVNTNPLYTPREMRHQFKDAGVRALVYLNLFGSRVQEVCTDTEIDYLIEAKMGDFLPAAKGWLVNTVVDKVKKMVPAYHLPRAVSFKRALRMGAGLGVTRHPVSLDDIAVLQYTGGTTGLAKGAMLTHGNLVANMQQARACMSQVGDDGHPLIKEGQEVMIAPLPLYHIYAFTANCMCMMVSGNHNVLITNPRDIGGFIKELKKWRFTGLLGLNTLFVALMDHPEFKNLDFSHLKLTNSGGTALIKATAERWQQITGCTIGEGYGLTETSPVASTNPYGNKSRLGTVGIPVPATAMKVIDDEGVELPLGERGELCIKGPQVMKGYWQQPAATAEALDAEGWLKTGDIAVIDDDGFVRIVDRKKDLIIVSGFNVYPNEIEDVVMAHPAVANCAVIGVPDERTGEAVKLFVVARAEGVSLEELKAYCKTNFTGYKVPKHIVLRESLPMTPVGKILRRELRDIA is encoded by the coding sequence ATGCAACCTGATTTTTGGAATGACAAACGCGCCGCGGGCGTGCCCAATGTCATCGACCTCACCAGCTACCATTCGGTGGTCGAAGTCTTCGAGCGTTCCTGCAAGGCCTTTGCCGACCGTCCGGCGTTCAGCAACATGGGCGTTACCCTGACTTACGCCGAGCTGGAGCGCCAGAGTGCGGCGTTCGCCGGTTACCTGCAGCAGCACACCGACCTCAAGCCCGGCGAGCGCATCGCGGTGCAGATGCCCAACGTGCTGCACTACCCGATTGCCGTTTTTGGTGCACTGCGCGCCGGGCTGATCGTGGTCAATACCAACCCGCTGTACACCCCGCGTGAAATGCGCCATCAGTTCAAGGACGCCGGCGTGCGTGCGCTGGTGTACCTCAACCTGTTCGGCTCGCGGGTGCAGGAGGTGTGTACCGACACCGAAATCGACTACCTGATCGAAGCCAAAATGGGTGATTTCCTGCCCGCCGCCAAAGGCTGGCTGGTCAACACCGTGGTCGACAAAGTGAAGAAGATGGTCCCGGCCTACCACCTGCCGCGTGCGGTGTCGTTCAAGCGCGCCTTGCGCATGGGGGCTGGCCTGGGGGTGACGCGACATCCGGTGAGCCTCGATGATATTGCCGTGCTGCAATACACCGGTGGCACTACTGGCCTGGCCAAGGGCGCGATGCTCACCCACGGCAACCTGGTGGCGAACATGCAGCAGGCGCGGGCGTGCATGTCGCAAGTCGGGGACGACGGCCATCCGCTGATCAAGGAAGGCCAGGAAGTGATGATTGCGCCGCTGCCGCTCTATCATATCTATGCGTTCACCGCGAACTGCATGTGCATGATGGTATCCGGCAACCACAACGTGCTGATCACCAACCCACGGGACATCGGCGGGTTCATCAAGGAGCTGAAGAAGTGGCGCTTCACCGGGCTGCTGGGGCTCAACACATTGTTTGTCGCGCTGATGGACCATCCCGAGTTCAAGAACCTGGACTTCTCCCACCTCAAACTCACCAACTCCGGTGGCACCGCGCTGATCAAGGCCACCGCTGAGCGCTGGCAGCAGATCACCGGCTGTACGATCGGCGAGGGCTACGGCCTGACCGAAACCTCGCCGGTGGCCAGCACCAACCCTTATGGCAACAAATCGCGGCTGGGTACGGTGGGTATTCCGGTGCCGGCCACGGCCATGAAAGTCATCGACGACGAAGGCGTCGAGCTGCCGTTGGGCGAGCGCGGCGAACTGTGCATCAAGGGCCCGCAAGTGATGAAGGGCTATTGGCAGCAACCGGCGGCCACGGCCGAGGCGCTGGACGCCGAGGGTTGGCTGAAGACCGGCGACATCGCAGTGATCGACGACGATGGCTTCGTGCGCATCGTCGATCGCAAGAAAGACCTGATCATTGTCTCGGGCTTCAATGTGTACCCCAACGAAATCGAAGACGTGGTGATGGCCCACCCGGCCGTCGCCAACTGCGCAGTGATCGGCGTGCCGGACGAGCGTACGGGGGAGGCAGTGAAGCTGTTTGTGGTTGCGCGTGCCGAAGGGGTGAGCCTTGAGGAATTGAAGGCCTACTGCAAGACCAACTTCACGGGCTACAAGGTGCCCAAGCACATTGTGCTGCGTGAGTCGTTGCCGATGACGCCGGTGGGCAAAATTCTGCGCCGGGAGCTGCGCGACATCGCTTGA
- a CDS encoding alpha/beta hydrolase yields the protein MNHTTFWLTANDHSRLHVNQWMPDDAPRAVVMLAHGMAEHSARYERLAQALCDAGFGVYALDQRGHGRTADAGTLGLYAEKDGWNKVVGDLASLNQHIGQQQPGLPIILLGHSMGSYIAQAFLLHHSASLQGAILSGSNFQPVALYRAARVIARIERARQGLRGRSALIDFLSFGSFNKAFKPNRTAFDWLSRDPVEVDKYVNDPLCGFRCTNQLWIDLLGGLQHISKVSNLAQIDPGLPVLVIGGECDPVSEGKRLKSLAHALREAGCQNVQLTIYPQARHEVFNETNRDDVTADVVTWLEQALIARRPTRCE from the coding sequence ATGAACCACACCACTTTCTGGCTGACCGCGAACGACCACAGCCGGCTGCACGTCAATCAATGGATGCCCGATGACGCCCCCAGGGCCGTGGTGATGCTTGCCCACGGCATGGCCGAGCACAGCGCTCGTTATGAGCGTCTGGCGCAGGCGTTGTGCGATGCCGGCTTCGGTGTGTATGCGCTGGATCAGCGCGGGCATGGCCGTACCGCCGACGCAGGCACCTTGGGGCTGTATGCCGAAAAGGACGGCTGGAACAAAGTGGTGGGCGACCTGGCCAGCCTCAACCAGCACATCGGCCAGCAGCAACCGGGGCTGCCGATTATTTTGCTGGGCCACAGCATGGGCAGTTATATCGCCCAGGCTTTTCTGCTGCACCACAGCGCCAGCCTGCAGGGGGCGATACTCAGCGGTTCGAATTTCCAGCCGGTGGCGCTGTATCGGGCAGCGCGGGTGATCGCGCGCATCGAACGCGCTCGCCAAGGCTTGCGCGGGCGCAGCGCGTTGATCGACTTTTTGTCGTTCGGCTCATTCAACAAAGCCTTCAAACCCAATCGCACCGCCTTCGACTGGCTCAGCCGCGACCCCGTCGAAGTGGACAAGTACGTCAACGATCCGCTTTGCGGGTTTCGCTGCACCAACCAACTGTGGATCGACCTGCTCGGCGGCTTGCAGCACATCAGCAAAGTGTCCAACCTCGCGCAGATCGATCCGGGCCTGCCGGTGCTGGTAATCGGCGGCGAATGTGATCCGGTGAGTGAAGGCAAGCGTCTCAAAAGCCTGGCCCACGCGCTGCGTGAGGCCGGCTGCCAGAACGTGCAATTGACGATCTACCCGCAGGCGCGTCATGAAGTGTTCAACGAAACCAACCGCGACGACGTCACCGCGGATGTCGTGACGTGGCTCGAGCAAGCCCTGATAGCGCGCAGACCTACCCGCTGCGAATAA